CaggcagtgaagaaggcgTCGAAGGGCGGGAGCAGCCGCTCTGTGAAGGCGGGGTTGATCTTCCCTGTGGGTCGCGTTGGTACGCTGCTGCGCCGCGGACAGTATGCCCGCCGCATCGGTGCTTCTGGCGCTGTGTACATGGCGGCTGTGCTGGAGTACTTGACTGCCGAACTGCTGGAGCTATCCGTGAAGGCTGCTGCCCaacagacgaagaagacgaagcGCTTGACGCCACGCACAGTAACCCTTGCTGTACGCCACGACGACGACCTTGGTGCGTTGCTGCGCAACGTGACCATGTCCCGCGGAGGTGTGATGCCGAGCCTCAACAAAGCTCtggcgaagaagcagaagagcgGAAAGCACGCGAAGGCGACGCCAAGCGTCTAGATAGAGTAACTCACAGTCGGTCTGGTGAATATCCCGCGACCTGGAAATAGTTAGATGCCTATGCGGATCCCTCACTGCATCCCTTACGGGATTGTTGCGAGTGAGCCCGCAAACTGTTTacttcactcccttttttttcttgttttttcttgattgtgtgtgttgttggcacttttgtccacaaatcacattcaccattttctcAATAATTGTTGTGTGGCTCGGTTGTATTTATCGACAATGTGTGCCTCCATTTGTGTGAGGTGGTGCGGACTTGCCGTGTGCGgacaaatatattttttattagc
This portion of the Trypanosoma brucei brucei TREU927 chromosome 7, complete sequence genome encodes:
- a CDS encoding histone H2A, putative (Part of an H2 histone array. Number of copies in the array is uncertain.) is translated as MATPKQAVKKASKGGSSRSVKAGLIFPVGRVGTLLRRGQYARRIGASGAVYMAAVLEYLTAELLELSVKAAAQQTKKTKRLTPRTVTLAVRHDDDLGALLRNVTMSRGGVMPSLNKALAKKQKSGKHAKATPSV